Proteins encoded in a region of the Paramagnetospirillum magneticum AMB-1 genome:
- a CDS encoding TorD/DmsD family molecular chaperone: protein MRAVTALQGMAEDDFLRARFYGLLAALLVASPPEDLLRRLAAMPGDATPLGTALGHLAQAAAATDAETVAEEFADLFVGVTGGEIIPYGSWYLTGFLHEKPLAELRDDMARLGVERSPGVSESEDHVASLCEMMQGLITGVFAEPLDLPQQKMFFQTHLGSWMPRFLADLDKAPSARFYRAVAELGRVFLEIEAQAFAMVD, encoded by the coding sequence ATGAGGGCGGTGACGGCACTCCAAGGCATGGCCGAGGACGATTTCCTGCGTGCGCGGTTTTACGGCTTGCTTGCGGCCTTGCTGGTCGCTTCGCCGCCGGAGGATCTGCTGCGCCGTCTGGCCGCCATGCCGGGCGATGCCACGCCGCTGGGCACCGCGCTCGGCCATCTGGCCCAAGCCGCCGCCGCCACGGATGCCGAGACCGTCGCCGAAGAGTTCGCCGACCTGTTCGTGGGGGTGACCGGGGGCGAGATCATCCCCTATGGCTCGTGGTACCTGACCGGTTTCCTGCACGAGAAGCCCCTGGCCGAATTGCGCGACGACATGGCGCGCCTGGGCGTCGAGCGCTCGCCCGGCGTATCCGAATCCGAAGATCACGTCGCCTCGCTGTGCGAGATGATGCAGGGCCTGATCACCGGTGTCTTCGCCGAGCCCCTGGACCTGCCCCAGCAGAAGATGTTCTTCCAGACCCATCTTGGGTCCTGGATGCCCCGTTTCCTGGCCGATCTGGACAAGGCCCCCTCCGCCCGCTTCTACCGCGCGGTGGCGGAACTCGGCCGGGTGTTCCTGGAGATCGAAGCCCAGGCTTTCGCCATGGTGGACTGA
- a CDS encoding 4Fe-4S binding protein: protein MKVGGKRVMLCSCEGTMPLDVKALARALGTEPPDQVYFQLCRSQVDAFRQAAASGEELLVACGQEAPLFAELARLAEAPEPVCVDIRDRAGWSGEAARATPKIAALISEAVQEPEPTPSVTLTSAGSVLILGRGPEVLEAARRLGAERAVTCLLLPGHDGHLVPPPVRALGLFRGKPLRASGHLGAFKVSVGELAGASPSARGALSFDGAVGGRDLAADLVLDLSGEPALLAPRDGWFKMEPNDVVALERALAEIGGLVGEFEKPRWIKVEAALCAHSRNGQVACTRCLDACPSGALSPQGDAAAVDAHVCGGHGPCASVCPTGAIRFDVPAGNGVYTRLSVLLETHRGAGGGSPVLLIHDGQGAEALAALARFGDGLPADVIPMQVAALAALGPELLLTALAKGAGEVLLLADPAKRHDLDGVRAAVALANRVAEGLGWACRVRLEAEADPTAIAAFLAAKAPRPVEPAAEFLVLGGKRQTLGLALTHLHRHAPAPVAVLPLEAGDPFGTIAVDQAKCTLCMACVSACPAKALSGHPDKPSLGILEVNCVQCGLCRVTCPEKAVSLLPRLAFGSEARLRQVLKEEEPYECIRCGKPFASKSVIERMTERMSNHAMFKGTGKLDLIKMCEDCRVVAQYQLEEGARPLAGAEPPVTRTTEDYLRERDEKG from the coding sequence ATGAAGGTTGGCGGCAAGCGGGTGATGCTGTGTTCGTGCGAGGGAACCATGCCCCTCGACGTCAAGGCCCTGGCCAGGGCGCTGGGGACCGAGCCGCCGGATCAGGTGTATTTCCAGCTTTGCCGCTCGCAGGTCGACGCCTTTCGTCAGGCGGCCGCCTCGGGCGAGGAATTGCTGGTGGCCTGCGGTCAGGAGGCGCCGCTGTTCGCCGAACTGGCCCGCCTTGCCGAGGCGCCCGAGCCGGTCTGCGTCGATATCCGCGACCGGGCCGGCTGGTCGGGCGAGGCGGCCCGTGCCACTCCCAAGATCGCCGCCCTGATCTCCGAGGCGGTGCAGGAGCCCGAGCCCACCCCCAGCGTGACCCTGACCAGCGCGGGCTCGGTCCTGATTCTCGGGCGCGGGCCGGAGGTGCTGGAGGCGGCGCGGCGGCTGGGGGCCGAGCGCGCAGTGACCTGCCTGCTGCTGCCCGGCCATGACGGCCATCTGGTGCCGCCGCCGGTGCGGGCGCTGGGACTGTTTCGGGGCAAGCCGCTGCGCGCCTCGGGCCATCTGGGGGCCTTCAAGGTCAGCGTCGGCGAGCTGGCCGGCGCTTCGCCCTCCGCCCGGGGGGCGCTCAGTTTCGACGGCGCGGTGGGCGGCCGCGATCTGGCCGCCGATCTGGTGCTGGACCTCAGCGGCGAGCCCGCCTTGCTGGCGCCCCGTGATGGCTGGTTCAAGATGGAGCCCAACGACGTCGTGGCCCTGGAGCGGGCGCTGGCCGAGATCGGCGGGTTGGTGGGCGAGTTCGAGAAACCCCGCTGGATCAAGGTGGAGGCGGCGCTGTGCGCCCATTCCCGCAACGGTCAGGTGGCCTGTACCCGCTGCCTCGACGCCTGTCCGTCGGGAGCGCTCTCCCCACAGGGCGACGCGGCGGCGGTGGATGCCCATGTGTGCGGCGGGCATGGCCCGTGCGCCTCGGTGTGTCCCACCGGGGCCATCCGCTTCGACGTTCCCGCCGGCAACGGGGTCTATACCCGCCTGAGTGTGCTGTTGGAGACCCATCGTGGGGCCGGGGGCGGCTCGCCCGTGCTCCTCATCCATGATGGTCAGGGGGCCGAGGCGCTGGCGGCGCTGGCCCGCTTCGGCGATGGCCTGCCCGCCGACGTCATCCCCATGCAGGTGGCTGCCCTGGCGGCGCTGGGGCCGGAACTCCTGTTGACGGCCCTGGCCAAGGGAGCGGGCGAGGTGCTGCTGCTGGCCGATCCGGCCAAGCGTCATGACCTGGACGGGGTTCGTGCCGCCGTCGCCCTCGCCAATCGGGTGGCCGAGGGGCTGGGCTGGGCCTGCCGTGTCCGGCTGGAGGCCGAAGCCGATCCGACCGCCATCGCCGCGTTCCTTGCCGCCAAGGCGCCCCGGCCGGTGGAGCCGGCCGCCGAGTTCCTGGTGCTGGGCGGCAAGCGCCAGACCCTGGGGCTGGCGCTCACCCATCTGCATCGGCACGCCCCCGCCCCGGTGGCGGTGTTGCCGCTGGAGGCCGGCGATCCCTTCGGCACCATCGCCGTGGATCAGGCCAAGTGCACGCTGTGCATGGCCTGTGTCTCGGCCTGTCCGGCCAAGGCGCTGTCCGGTCATCCCGACAAGCCGTCGCTGGGCATTCTGGAGGTCAATTGCGTCCAGTGCGGCCTGTGCCGGGTCACCTGTCCGGAAAAGGCGGTGAGCCTGCTGCCCCGTCTGGCCTTCGGCTCAGAGGCGCGGCTGCGTCAGGTGCTGAAGGAGGAGGAGCCCTACGAGTGCATCCGCTGCGGCAAGCCCTTCGCCTCGAAATCGGTGATCGAGCGCATGACCGAGCGCATGAGCAATCATGCCATGTTCAAGGGCACCGGCAAGCTGGACCTCATCAAGATGTGCGAGGATTGCCGCGTGGTCGCCCAATACCAGCTGGAGGAGGGTGCCCGCCCCCTGGCCGGGGCCGAGCCGCCCGTCACCCGGACCACCGAGGATTATCTGAGGGAGCGGGACGAAAAGGGTTAA
- a CDS encoding acyl-CoA thioesterase, translating into MSHKKEPSRQADYPYRLEIQTRWSDNDMFGHLNNVVYQRFFEHIVVKFLTGPCGLDLMSAPVITFAAESSCRFLKPLSYPSAVVAGIRIDHMGRTSARYGLALFEEGCDEAAAEGHWIHVFVDRASQRPVPIPDAVRAVFESHRRMP; encoded by the coding sequence ATGAGTCATAAGAAGGAGCCGTCGCGCCAGGCTGATTATCCCTACCGCCTGGAGATCCAGACCCGGTGGTCGGACAACGACATGTTCGGCCACCTGAACAATGTGGTCTATCAGCGCTTCTTCGAGCATATCGTGGTCAAGTTCCTGACGGGCCCTTGCGGGCTGGACCTGATGAGTGCGCCGGTGATCACCTTCGCCGCCGAATCGTCCTGCCGCTTTCTCAAGCCCTTGTCTTATCCCTCTGCTGTCGTGGCGGGCATCCGCATCGACCATATGGGCCGCACCAGCGCCCGTTACGGTCTCGCCCTGTTCGAAGAGGGCTGCGACGAAGCCGCCGCCGAGGGCCACTGGATTCACGTCTTCGTCGACCGGGCCAGCCAGCGCCCGGTTCCCATTCCCGACGCGGTGCGCGCCGTGTTCGAATCCCATCGGAGGATGCCATGA
- a CDS encoding formate dehydrogenase subunit gamma has translation MSRTILAILVLVFGLGLAQPVRAAGSDGDIPTAAQSDRITSPDSWRSIRQGEAGYIGGQPAARGVLIQSEGETWRNFRNGKLAVYAGWLLIGVTLAIAAFYFIRGKIMMEGGPSGQTILRFTKIERIGHWLTAGSFLVLAATGLNILFGRWIIEPWLGKTLFSWLTWAGKWLHNISGFVFMAGLVVIFYLWARDNLWDRYDWGWIKGGGGLLKKGVHPPAAKFNFGQKTQFWMVIVVGALVSSTGLNLLWPFTLGDIHAMQVMQLVHAALAVVMVLFILGHIYIGTIGMEGASTAVTTGYVDREWAREHHAVWVEEVEKSEPKAAE, from the coding sequence ATGAGCCGAACCATCCTCGCGATCCTGGTGCTGGTCTTCGGCCTTGGACTGGCCCAGCCCGTCCGGGCCGCCGGTTCCGATGGGGACATCCCCACCGCCGCCCAGTCCGACCGCATCACCAGTCCCGACTCCTGGCGCTCCATCCGCCAGGGCGAAGCCGGCTATATCGGCGGACAGCCTGCCGCCCGCGGTGTGCTGATCCAGTCCGAGGGCGAGACCTGGCGCAATTTCCGTAACGGCAAGCTGGCGGTCTATGCTGGCTGGCTGCTGATCGGCGTCACCCTGGCCATCGCCGCCTTCTACTTCATTCGCGGCAAGATCATGATGGAGGGCGGGCCTTCGGGCCAGACCATCCTGCGCTTTACCAAGATCGAGCGCATCGGCCACTGGCTGACCGCCGGCTCGTTCCTGGTGCTGGCGGCCACCGGCCTGAACATCCTGTTCGGCCGCTGGATCATCGAGCCCTGGCTGGGCAAGACGCTGTTTTCTTGGCTGACCTGGGCCGGCAAGTGGCTGCACAACATCTCCGGCTTCGTCTTTATGGCCGGGCTGGTGGTGATCTTCTATTTGTGGGCCAGGGATAACCTCTGGGACCGCTATGACTGGGGCTGGATCAAGGGTGGCGGCGGCCTGCTGAAAAAGGGCGTCCACCCCCCGGCCGCCAAGTTCAATTTCGGCCAGAAGACCCAGTTCTGGATGGTGATCGTGGTCGGCGCCCTGGTGTCGTCCACCGGCCTCAATCTGCTGTGGCCCTTCACCCTGGGCGATATCCACGCCATGCAGGTCATGCAGCTGGTTCACGCCGCCCTGGCGGTGGTGATGGTGCTGTTCATCCTGGGCCACATCTATATCGGCACCATCGGCATGGAAGGCGCCTCGACCGCCGTCACCACCGGCTATGTGGACCGGGAATGGGCGCGCGAGCACCATGCCGTCTGGGTGGAAGAGGTGGAAAAGAGCGAGCCGAAGGCGGCGGAGTAG
- a CDS encoding formate dehydrogenase subunit alpha yields MLIKKRDGEARKSALSENLASVSGGSMDRRAFLRRSGLTAGGAALLGGIGAGTVRKADAVPVAPDAKAEVKRAICTHCSVGCTVNAEVSNGVWIGQEPAFDSPLNLGSHCAKGAAVREHAHGDRRLKYPMKLEGGKYKRISWEQAITEVGDRLLKIRETAGPDSVYWLGSAKFSNEQAYLMRKFAALWGTNNVDHQARICHSTTVAGVAQTWGYGAMTNSYNDIHNSKAMFFIGSNAAEAHPVAMLHILKAKEQNKAPLIVCDPRFTRTAAHADEYVRMRPGTDVPLIWGIMWHIFENGWEDKEFIRKRVWGMDQVKAEVAKWTPEETERVTGVPGAQLKRVAQILATHKPGTVVWCMGGTQHTVGNANVRAYCNLQLALGNVGVAGGGTNIFRGHDNVQGATDMGLDVTTLPAYYGLAAPAWKHWARVWGLDYDYIKGRFKTPELMEAPGIPVSRWYDGVNEAKENIAQPEPIKAMVYWGHAPNSQTRQPELKKAMEKLDTLVIIDPYPTVSAVLHDRTDGVYLLPAATQFEVDGSRTASNRSIQWSEQVIKPMFECKADQEIMYLFAKKFGYAAELCKNIKVEGDKPVAEDILREINRGAWTIAYTGQSPERLKAHMANQQTFDKTTLRAVGGPCDGDYYGLPWPCWGTAEMKHPGTPNLYDPSKPVKDGGLNFRALFPEYKGESLLATDSWPEGSELPAGHPGFTYGMLKKLGWDVDLTPEEKATIEKIGGEKADDVAWTIDLSGGIQRVAVKHGAAPFGNGKARAVVWNFPDPVPLHREPLYTPRRDLVEKYPTHADKKMMRLPFLYKSIQDKDVSKEFPIILTSGRLVEYEGGGDETRSNPWLAELQPEMFVEVNPFDANNAGIRAGDYVWVHGPEGGKVKVKARITERVGRGVAFMPFHFGGWFQGKDLRSKYPEGASPIVLGESTNTAQTYGYDSVTGMQETKVTLCRIEKFQA; encoded by the coding sequence ATGCTGATCAAGAAGCGTGATGGCGAGGCCCGCAAGTCCGCCTTGTCCGAAAATCTGGCCTCGGTGTCCGGTGGCTCCATGGACCGCCGCGCCTTTCTGCGCCGCTCGGGCCTGACCGCCGGCGGCGCCGCCCTGCTGGGCGGAATCGGCGCCGGAACCGTGCGCAAGGCCGACGCGGTGCCCGTGGCGCCCGATGCCAAGGCCGAGGTCAAGAGGGCCATCTGTACCCACTGCTCCGTGGGCTGCACCGTCAATGCCGAAGTGTCCAACGGCGTGTGGATCGGTCAGGAGCCGGCCTTCGACAGCCCGCTGAATCTGGGCAGCCACTGCGCCAAGGGCGCGGCGGTGCGCGAGCACGCCCACGGCGACCGCCGCCTGAAGTATCCCATGAAGCTGGAAGGCGGGAAGTACAAGCGCATCAGCTGGGAGCAGGCCATCACCGAGGTGGGCGACCGCCTGCTGAAGATCCGCGAGACGGCGGGGCCGGATTCGGTCTACTGGCTGGGCTCGGCCAAGTTCTCCAACGAGCAGGCCTACCTCATGCGCAAATTCGCGGCGCTGTGGGGCACCAACAACGTCGACCATCAGGCCCGCATCTGCCACTCCACCACCGTTGCCGGCGTCGCCCAGACCTGGGGCTACGGCGCCATGACCAATTCCTACAACGACATCCATAATTCCAAGGCGATGTTCTTCATCGGCTCCAACGCCGCGGAGGCCCATCCCGTCGCCATGCTCCACATCCTGAAGGCCAAGGAGCAGAACAAGGCGCCGCTGATCGTCTGCGACCCCCGCTTCACCCGCACCGCCGCCCATGCCGACGAATATGTGCGCATGCGCCCCGGCACCGACGTGCCGCTGATCTGGGGCATCATGTGGCACATCTTCGAGAACGGCTGGGAAGACAAGGAATTCATCCGCAAGCGCGTCTGGGGCATGGATCAGGTCAAGGCCGAGGTCGCCAAGTGGACTCCGGAGGAGACCGAGCGGGTCACCGGCGTGCCCGGCGCCCAGTTGAAGCGCGTCGCCCAGATCCTCGCCACCCACAAGCCCGGTACCGTGGTGTGGTGCATGGGCGGCACCCAGCACACCGTGGGCAATGCCAACGTGCGCGCCTATTGCAACCTGCAACTGGCGCTGGGCAATGTGGGCGTGGCCGGCGGCGGCACCAACATCTTCCGCGGCCACGACAACGTCCAGGGCGCCACCGACATGGGCCTGGATGTCACCACGCTGCCCGCCTATTACGGTCTCGCCGCCCCGGCCTGGAAGCACTGGGCGCGGGTGTGGGGCCTTGATTACGACTACATCAAGGGGCGTTTCAAGACGCCCGAGCTGATGGAAGCCCCCGGCATTCCCGTCTCGCGCTGGTATGACGGCGTCAACGAGGCCAAGGAAAACATCGCCCAGCCCGAGCCCATCAAGGCCATGGTCTATTGGGGCCACGCCCCCAATTCCCAGACCCGCCAGCCCGAGCTGAAGAAGGCCATGGAGAAGCTGGATACCCTGGTGATCATCGATCCCTATCCCACGGTGTCCGCCGTTCTGCACGACCGCACCGACGGCGTCTACCTGCTGCCCGCCGCCACCCAGTTCGAGGTGGACGGCTCGCGCACCGCGTCCAACCGCTCGATCCAGTGGTCCGAGCAGGTCATCAAGCCCATGTTCGAATGCAAGGCCGACCAGGAGATCATGTACCTGTTCGCCAAGAAGTTCGGCTATGCCGCCGAGCTGTGCAAGAACATCAAGGTCGAGGGCGACAAGCCCGTGGCCGAGGACATCCTGCGCGAGATCAATCGCGGCGCCTGGACCATCGCCTATACCGGCCAGAGCCCCGAGCGCCTGAAGGCCCATATGGCCAACCAGCAGACCTTCGACAAGACCACGCTGCGCGCCGTGGGCGGGCCTTGCGACGGCGATTATTACGGCCTGCCCTGGCCGTGCTGGGGAACGGCCGAGATGAAGCATCCCGGTACCCCCAACCTCTATGATCCGTCCAAGCCGGTGAAGGATGGCGGCCTCAACTTCCGCGCCCTGTTCCCCGAGTACAAGGGCGAGAGCCTGCTGGCCACGGATTCCTGGCCCGAGGGCTCGGAACTGCCGGCCGGTCATCCCGGCTTCACCTATGGCATGCTGAAGAAGCTGGGCTGGGATGTGGACCTGACGCCGGAGGAAAAGGCGACCATCGAGAAGATCGGCGGTGAGAAGGCCGACGACGTGGCCTGGACCATCGACCTGTCGGGCGGCATCCAGCGCGTGGCGGTCAAGCATGGCGCCGCGCCCTTCGGCAACGGCAAGGCCCGCGCCGTGGTGTGGAACTTCCCCGATCCGGTGCCGCTGCACCGCGAGCCGCTGTACACGCCGCGCCGCGATCTGGTGGAGAAGTACCCCACCCACGCCGACAAGAAGATGATGCGCCTGCCCTTCCTCTATAAGTCCATTCAGGACAAGGACGTGTCCAAGGAGTTCCCCATCATCCTCACCTCCGGGCGACTGGTGGAGTACGAGGGCGGCGGCGACGAGACCCGCTCCAACCCCTGGCTGGCCGAGCTGCAGCCCGAAATGTTCGTCGAGGTCAATCCCTTCGACGCCAATAACGCGGGCATTCGCGCCGGCGATTATGTCTGGGTGCACGGCCCCGAAGGTGGCAAGGTCAAGGTCAAGGCCCGCATTACCGAACGGGTGGGACGCGGCGTGGCCTTCATGCCCTTCCACTTCGGCGGCTGGTTCCAGGGCAAGGACCTGCGAAGCAAATACCCCGAAGGCGCCTCGCCCATCGTCCTGGGCGAAAGCACCAACACAGCACAGACCTACGGCTATGACTCGGTGACCGGCATGCAGGAGACGAAAGTCACCCTGTGCCGCATCGAGAAGTTCCAGGCGTAA
- the fdh3B gene encoding formate dehydrogenase FDH3 subunit beta, protein MARMKFLCDGERCIHCSGCVTACKNEHEVPWGINRRRVVTLNDGKPGQKSLSVACMHCSDAPCMAVCPVDCFYQTGDGIVLHNKDLCIGCGYCFYACPFGAPQYPSTGNFGGRGKMDKCTFCAGGPEADHSKAELEKYGRNRIAEGKLPLCAEMCATKALLAGDGDMVSTIYRERVMARGFGSGASGWGQAYGEQKRERAREGMGAPGKDK, encoded by the coding sequence ATGGCCCGCATGAAATTCCTCTGCGACGGCGAGCGCTGCATCCACTGCAGCGGTTGCGTCACCGCCTGCAAGAATGAGCACGAGGTGCCCTGGGGCATCAACCGCCGCCGCGTGGTGACCTTGAACGACGGCAAGCCGGGGCAGAAATCCCTCTCGGTGGCCTGCATGCACTGCTCGGACGCGCCGTGCATGGCGGTCTGCCCGGTGGATTGCTTCTACCAGACCGGCGACGGCATCGTGCTGCACAACAAGGACCTTTGCATCGGCTGCGGCTATTGCTTCTACGCCTGCCCCTTCGGCGCGCCGCAATACCCCTCCACCGGCAATTTCGGTGGGCGCGGCAAGATGGACAAGTGCACCTTCTGCGCCGGCGGCCCCGAGGCCGACCATTCCAAGGCGGAGTTGGAGAAATACGGCCGCAACCGCATCGCCGAGGGCAAGCTGCCGCTCTGCGCCGAGATGTGCGCCACCAAGGCCCTGCTGGCCGGCGACGGCGACATGGTCTCGACCATCTACCGCGAGCGCGTCATGGCCCGCGGCTTCGGCTCGGGCGCTTCGGGCTGGGGCCAGGCCTATGGCGAGCAGAAGCGTGAACGAGCCCGCGAAGGCATGGGCGCGCCGGGCAAGGACAAATAG
- the fdhD gene encoding formate dehydrogenase accessory sulfurtransferase FdhD, whose translation MNDKDMLVRPDPEDRRLYQTVTGIDQTRASVPADIINERPLTIFLNGREIVTAMTIGDYPDYLALGYLLNQNMLRADDEVKSVDYDEEIETVVVRTTRQTDYEEKLKKKIQTSGCAMGTVFGDVMEKFETVSLPTDERFHTSWLYGLQKAINTMPSLYLKTGAIHGCVLCEEDRPLIYMEDVGRHNAMDKIAGYMFRHGLSTKGKSLYTTGRLTSEMVIKTVQMGIPVLLSRSGFTAWGVELARKAGLTLIGRAKGKRFIALAGTERIVFDADPTQATDEPGHLSRKGSRDDD comes from the coding sequence ATGAACGACAAAGACATGCTGGTGCGTCCCGATCCCGAAGACCGGCGCCTTTATCAGACCGTCACCGGAATCGATCAGACCCGAGCCAGTGTTCCCGCCGACATCATCAATGAGCGGCCGCTGACCATTTTCCTCAACGGGCGCGAGATCGTCACCGCCATGACCATCGGCGACTACCCCGACTATCTGGCGCTGGGCTATCTGCTGAACCAGAATATGTTGCGCGCCGATGACGAGGTGAAATCCGTCGATTACGACGAGGAGATCGAGACGGTGGTGGTGCGCACCACCCGCCAGACCGATTACGAGGAAAAGCTGAAGAAGAAGATCCAGACCTCCGGCTGCGCCATGGGCACGGTGTTCGGCGACGTCATGGAAAAGTTCGAGACGGTCAGCCTGCCCACCGACGAGCGCTTTCACACCTCGTGGCTTTACGGCCTGCAAAAGGCCATCAACACCATGCCGTCGCTGTACCTCAAGACCGGCGCCATCCATGGCTGCGTGCTGTGCGAGGAGGACCGGCCGCTGATCTACATGGAAGATGTCGGCCGCCACAACGCCATGGACAAGATCGCCGGCTACATGTTCCGCCACGGCCTGTCCACCAAGGGCAAAAGCCTCTACACCACCGGACGGCTGACCAGCGAGATGGTGATCAAGACGGTGCAGATGGGCATCCCCGTGCTGCTGTCGCGCTCGGGCTTCACCGCCTGGGGCGTGGAGCTGGCACGCAAGGCGGGCCTGACCCTGATCGGCCGCGCCAAGGGCAAGCGCTTCATCGCCCTGGCCGGAACCGAACGCATCGTCTTCGATGCCGACCCCACCCAAGCCACCGACGAGCCGGGGCACCTGTCGCGCAAGGGGAGCCGCGACGATGACTGA
- a CDS encoding transferase hexapeptide repeat family protein: MTGLCYSFEGMVPVVDPTSYVHPTAVLIGDVRIGPGCFIGPGASLRADFSSVIIGSGVNIQDNCILHGTPGFHTVVEDYGHIGHAAVVHGCRIRRNALVGMASSIYDGAEVGEEAIIAAMAFVPAGFKIPPRTLVAGLPAKVLRELSDEEVARKTRGTEAYQQLAQRALTSMVACEPLSVPEPGRAQLNPSALWPDDLTRHKPKG; this comes from the coding sequence ATGACCGGCCTTTGCTACTCGTTCGAGGGAATGGTGCCGGTGGTCGATCCCACCTCCTACGTCCATCCCACCGCCGTGCTGATCGGCGACGTGCGCATCGGCCCCGGCTGTTTCATCGGGCCGGGGGCTTCGCTTCGCGCCGATTTCTCCAGCGTGATCATCGGCTCGGGCGTCAATATCCAGGATAATTGCATCCTGCACGGCACGCCGGGCTTTCACACCGTGGTGGAGGATTACGGCCATATCGGCCATGCCGCCGTGGTCCATGGCTGCCGCATCCGCCGCAACGCCCTGGTGGGCATGGCGTCGTCCATCTATGACGGTGCCGAGGTGGGCGAGGAGGCGATCATCGCCGCCATGGCCTTCGTCCCTGCCGGCTTCAAGATACCGCCGCGCACCCTGGTGGCCGGTCTGCCCGCCAAGGTCCTGCGCGAGTTGTCGGATGAGGAAGTGGCCCGCAAGACCCGCGGCACCGAGGCCTACCAGCAACTGGCCCAGCGGGCGCTGACGTCCATGGTGGCGTGCGAGCCGCTGTCAGTCCCCGAGCCGGGACGGGCGCAGTTGAATCCCAGCGCCCTGTGGCCGGATGATCTGACCCGGCACAAGCCCAAGGGCTGA
- a CDS encoding DUF3306 domain-containing protein, translated as MTEPFLSRWSRRKLDTKVQPAPLPPDEARASGEAGVPAPAEPPPDLPPVETLDKDSDYSAFLKAGVPQELKQAALQKLWASDPALMAPEVMDLHMGDYTSPVAEVVKTAWRLGKGVLDAAELAAEAEEKAASEPPSAPPKQDS; from the coding sequence ATGACCGAGCCCTTCCTGTCGCGCTGGTCGCGGCGCAAGCTCGACACCAAGGTCCAGCCGGCGCCCCTGCCACCCGACGAGGCCAGGGCATCCGGCGAGGCCGGGGTACCGGCCCCGGCGGAGCCGCCGCCGGACCTGCCTCCTGTGGAAACCTTGGACAAGGATTCCGACTACTCCGCCTTCCTCAAGGCCGGCGTGCCGCAGGAGCTGAAGCAGGCGGCGCTGCAAAAGCTGTGGGCCAGCGACCCCGCCCTGATGGCGCCGGAAGTCATGGATCTTCATATGGGCGACTACACCTCGCCCGTCGCCGAGGTGGTCAAGACCGCCTGGCGGCTGGGCAAGGGCGTACTGGACGCCGCCGAGCTGGCGGCCGAGGCCGAGGAAAAGGCCGCATCCGAGCCCCCTTCCGCGCCGCCAAAACAGGATTCCTGA
- the mobA gene encoding molybdenum cofactor guanylyltransferase MobA, DUF3305 domain-containing produces MTDMVPPASNAIAGLILAGGLSRRMGGGDKPLISVGGQSLLERVIDRLRPQVGPMVLNANGDPVRFADTTLPVVPDVLDGYGGPLVGVLTGLEWLRDHTFDVEWMVSVAADTPLFPDDLVDRLHKAAVEQNADIVVARSGEQAHPVFALWPLRLAAELRRAVVDEGMRKIDAWTERYRVAHVDWPTRPHDPFFNVNTPEDVMRLGMILDGTLPAEPPLSAETGIAVLVERRDGATQWIKDSWRPLEALVDAPEGGPWTLLRRDTGFEHYLAGGVKVVLHRSDITSYRYNLAGLEPRLYVVLRHTGEADMPVKVVMATIAPDEAQAMSESGEDMVDGVPLPRALFDWAMAFCACHPPDEPMRKRKRDKLDSDKVFGAKGRNASPGD; encoded by the coding sequence ATGACTGACATGGTTCCCCCCGCCTCCAACGCCATCGCCGGACTGATCCTGGCCGGCGGGCTATCGCGGCGCATGGGCGGCGGCGACAAGCCGCTGATCAGCGTCGGCGGCCAAAGCCTGCTGGAGCGGGTGATCGACCGGCTACGGCCCCAGGTCGGCCCCATGGTGCTGAACGCCAACGGCGATCCCGTCCGCTTCGCCGACACCACCTTGCCGGTGGTGCCCGACGTACTGGACGGCTATGGCGGGCCGCTGGTCGGCGTGCTCACCGGGCTGGAATGGCTGCGCGATCACACCTTCGACGTGGAGTGGATGGTCAGCGTCGCCGCCGACACCCCCCTCTTCCCCGACGATCTGGTGGACCGCCTGCACAAGGCGGCCGTCGAGCAGAACGCCGACATCGTCGTCGCCCGCTCGGGCGAGCAGGCCCACCCGGTCTTCGCCCTGTGGCCCCTTCGCCTGGCCGCCGAGTTGCGCCGCGCCGTGGTGGACGAAGGCATGCGCAAGATCGATGCCTGGACCGAGCGCTACCGCGTGGCGCACGTGGACTGGCCGACCCGGCCCCACGATCCGTTCTTCAACGTCAACACCCCCGAGGATGTGATGCGCCTCGGCATGATCCTCGACGGTACCCTGCCGGCCGAACCGCCGCTCTCGGCCGAGACCGGAATCGCCGTCCTGGTGGAGCGCCGCGACGGCGCCACCCAGTGGATCAAGGATTCCTGGCGGCCGTTGGAAGCCCTGGTCGACGCGCCCGAAGGCGGCCCGTGGACCCTGCTTCGCCGGGACACGGGCTTCGAGCATTATCTGGCCGGCGGCGTCAAGGTGGTGCTGCACCGCTCCGACATCACCTCCTACCGCTACAATCTCGCCGGGCTGGAGCCCCGCCTTTACGTGGTGTTGCGCCATACCGGCGAGGCGGATATGCCGGTCAAGGTGGTGATGGCCACCATCGCCCCCGACGAAGCCCAGGCCATGAGCGAAAGCGGTGAGGACATGGTCGACGGCGTGCCCCTGCCCCGCGCCCTGTTCGATTGGGCCATGGCGTTCTGCGCCTGCCACCCGCCGGACGAGCCCATGCGCAAGAGAAAGCGCGACAAGCTGGATTCCGACAAGGTGTTCGGCGCCAAGGGACGCAACGCCTCGCCCGGCGATTGA